CTCTTCCGGAGTAGCGGACAGAATTTCCTGCTGTTTGTATTGCTGGGCGTATTGTTGTGCGAGCATGGGAGAGATCCCCTCTTTGGTCTAGCTCTTTTTTCCTAACCTCAAGTCGTGTACCTAAAAAGGAGAGGGAGGATGTTCCACCATCCCCCTCCACGCTGGCGTTCCGATGGCTTAGCGGAAGAGCGAGAGCACCGCCTGTGGGTTGGCGTTGGCCTGCGCCAGGGCGACCGTGGCCGTCTGCTGCAGGATCTGCAGCTTGGCCACACGCAGCTGCTCGCGGGCGAAGTCCGCATCGAAGACCCGGCTGCGCGCCCCCTCGGTGTTCGT
The Bacteroidota bacterium DNA segment above includes these coding regions:
- a CDS encoding flagellin — protein: TNTEGARSRVFDADFAREQLRVAKLQILQQTATVALAQANANPQAVLSLFR